The Prochlorococcus marinus XMU1408 region TTCTTTAAGAAGTGATTCAAGTAATCTTTTATCTATTAAGTTTCCTTCTAAATGAGTCTTAATATCTCTATGTCTAACATTCCATATAAATAAAGGGTTTTCACATAGAGCTATTAATCTAGGTGCATTTTGAATTGAAATATTTAAAAAATGATTTTCAGACCATTTATTTGCTTTATTTTCAAAATGTTTTAATTCATTATCATGAACTTTTCCATCCCAATAGACTACTATATTTTGTCTTTCATTAGTTAAATTATTCTGAATATTATTACCTATTAAGTGACCAAGTTTTTCTCTTTTTACTTCAAGATATGCTGCATTATGATCCCCAGGGCAAATCACTAATGGAACTCTCGATTCAACTTGAAGTCCATATCCTCCAAGACCAGCTATTTTTCTTGGATTATTGGTTAATAACTTAAGCCTGTTTATTCCTAGATCTGTCAAAATTTGTGCACCTACTCCATAATTTCTTAGGTCTGCTGGAAAACCCAACTTCTCATTGGCCTCAACCGTATCTAATCCTCCATCCTGGAGGTTATATGCTTTTAACTTGTTAACTAAACCTATACCTCTTCCTTCCTGTCTTAGATATACAACAACTCCTTCACCTTCTTCAGAAATTCTTGATAAGGCAGCCTCTAATTGAGGCCTGCAGTCGCACCTTAATGATCCGAATGCATCTCCAGTTAGACACTCTGAGTGCATCCTTACTAAAACAGGCTCTTTTAATTTTTCTGGATCACCTTTAATTATTGCGACATGTTCTGAGCCATCCAATTCGTTCTTATAACCAATTGCCTTGAAATCACCAAATAGGCTAGGCAACTTTGCAATTGCTTGTCTGTAAACAAAACGCTCATTTTCGAGTCTGTAATGAATTAAATCTGCAATACTTATCAACTTTAAATTTCTTTCCTTCGCGTATGTTTTCAATTCCGGCAGTCTTGCCATTGAGCCATCTTGATTTTGGATTTCACATATAACGCCTGCAGGAGATAGACCAGCTAACAACGATAAATCTACTGCTGCTTCCGTATGTCCAGCTCTTTTTAATACTCCTCCTATTTTTGCTCTTAATGGAAAAATATGACCCGGTCTCCTCAAATCTATTGGTCTCGTTTGACTATTAAGAGCAACTTGAATTGTTTTAGCTCTATCTTCAGCTGATATACCAGTTGATACACCAAATTCAGGACCAGCATCGATACTTACAGTGAAGGCTGTTTGGTTTGAATCGGTATTTCTGTCGACCATTAAAGGGAGATCTAACTGGTCTAATCGTTCCCCTTGCATTGCTAGACATATCAAACCTCTAGCTTCAGTTGCCATAAAATTTATTTGCTGAGGAGTTGCAAATTGAGCAGCACAGATTAAATCTCCTTCATTTTCTCTCTTTTCATCATCAACTACAACAACACATTCACCGTTCCTAATAGCAGCAAGAGCATCCGCTATATCATCAAATTCAATTTCATAACAATCTTCGGATTTCAACTTATTCCTCGTGTTTGTGGTGAAATGGTTCTTTGCTACTTATTCTCAAATGAATATCTCAACATTCTACGAAATAACCTTGATGTTATGGCAATTAGTACATCGAAAGCTGGGAGGATCGCAATCATTGGAGCATCTGGATATGGAGGACTTCAACTCGTTAAATTGATTAATGAGCATCCAAACTTTGAGATTTCAACTTTAAATGGAGAGCGATCAGTAGGTAAAAGCTGGAATGAAATTAATCCTTATATAAAACTTTTGAAGGATAAAGAGATAACAAAAAGCAATATTGATGAAATCGCACAAGATTCTGATTATGCAATCTTGAGTTTGCCTAACGGCTTATCATCACAGTTAACCCCCTCATTATTAGAAAAAGGTATTAAGATACTTGATTTATCAGCCGATTACAGATTTAAATCATTAGATAAATGGAAGGAAGTCTATTCCAATGAAGCTGCTAAATATCAAAGACATGATTATGAATTATGTGAAGAAGCTGTTTATGGTTTTTCAGAGGAATTTAGTAACGAAATCGCAAAGTCTAGATTAATTGCTTGTCCAGGATGCTATCCAACGTCATCTCTAAGTGTACTTATTCCATTCCTAAAACAAGGATTAATAGAAAGTGAGGGAATTATTATTGATGCAAAATCCGGGACATCCGGAGGCGGAAGAAATCCAAGCGAACAACTTTTATTGTCTGAATGCTCTGAATCTATTAAGCCCTATGGAGTGATTGGGCATAGGCATACGGCAGAAATAGAAGGTATCGCTAGTTACTTTGCTGGTCATGAAGTCAATTTACAATTTACTCCTCATTTGGTGCCGATGGTTCGAGGGATTTTAACGACAGTTTACGCTCGTTTAAGAGATCCTGGCTTAACAGCAGAAGACTGCAAAACTCTTATTGAAGCTTTTTATAAAAATCAAACATTTATTGATATTTTGCCTGTGGGAACTTATCCAGCTACTAAATGGGTTAAAAATACTAATAAAGTTATGATTTCAATTGAAGTTGATAAACGTAATGGAAGAATAGTACTAATGAGTGTTATTGATAATCTTCTAAAAGGTCAAGCAGGACAGGCTATACAAAATTTAAATATTATGCACGGACTTGAATCAGATATTGGGCTCCCAAAAATTACTTTTTATCCTTGAAGTTAGTTCTTATGTCCTTTGCTACTGTTGCTATCGCTAAAGGTAATATTATATGTTCCATTTTTTGAATTCTTTTTTTTAATGAATCTTTAGTATCTTGTTTTTTTATAGGGACTGCCGCTTGAATAATTATTGAGCCAGAATCAACTTCTTTTTGCACATAGTGAACTGTACAACCAGTAATAGTTACTCTATGATCTATTGCCTGCTGTATTGCATCAATACCTTTAAATGATGGTAAAATTGATGGATGAATATTAATTAGTCTGTTTTTATACATATTAATGATTTCCTTACCTACAATTCTCATCCATCCAGCCATAACAACTAGTTCAACTGATAATTCTTCAAGTTTTTTCATTACCAACATGTCATGTTCAACTCTCGAATCACAATCTCTATGATTTATAATCACATAAGGTATTTTGTATTTGATCGCTTTTTTTATTGCTAAGCAATTAGGATTATTGACAATTAATATAGAAATTTCAGCATTAAGTTGTTTGTTTTGAATGGATTTAATAATGTACTCGAAATTTGAACCATTACCTGAGGCAAGAATACCTAATTTTATTTTTGGCTCAAATAATGGGATTTCTGAATCTAAGGGACTAATTAGGTTCAGATCATTTAAATGATAAGATAATTTCTTATCCGTATATTCTCTATTATCTTGTTTCATCAAACAATCTATCTTTACTAATAAATATATGACCTTTAGAGGAAATTACAATATCTAAATATAAAGACATATTTAATAATTATTAATCTTAAATAAAATATAGATATATTC contains the following coding sequences:
- the ribBA gene encoding bifunctional 3,4-dihydroxy-2-butanone-4-phosphate synthase/GTP cyclohydrolase II, which gives rise to MKSEDCYEIEFDDIADALAAIRNGECVVVVDDEKRENEGDLICAAQFATPQQINFMATEARGLICLAMQGERLDQLDLPLMVDRNTDSNQTAFTVSIDAGPEFGVSTGISAEDRAKTIQVALNSQTRPIDLRRPGHIFPLRAKIGGVLKRAGHTEAAVDLSLLAGLSPAGVICEIQNQDGSMARLPELKTYAKERNLKLISIADLIHYRLENERFVYRQAIAKLPSLFGDFKAIGYKNELDGSEHVAIIKGDPEKLKEPVLVRMHSECLTGDAFGSLRCDCRPQLEAALSRISEEGEGVVVYLRQEGRGIGLVNKLKAYNLQDGGLDTVEANEKLGFPADLRNYGVGAQILTDLGINRLKLLTNNPRKIAGLGGYGLQVESRVPLVICPGDHNAAYLEVKREKLGHLIGNNIQNNLTNERQNIVVYWDGKVHDNELKHFENKANKWSENHFLNISIQNAPRLIALCENPLFIWNVRHRDIKTHLEGNLIDKRLLESLLKELSNWKNTERVGIIKTDNYEQLLHPSQNILIEEKEISELSNFENSPLFDWDLKDKTSTIEWS
- the argC gene encoding N-acetyl-gamma-glutamyl-phosphate reductase; this translates as MAISTSKAGRIAIIGASGYGGLQLVKLINEHPNFEISTLNGERSVGKSWNEINPYIKLLKDKEITKSNIDEIAQDSDYAILSLPNGLSSQLTPSLLEKGIKILDLSADYRFKSLDKWKEVYSNEAAKYQRHDYELCEEAVYGFSEEFSNEIAKSRLIACPGCYPTSSLSVLIPFLKQGLIESEGIIIDAKSGTSGGGRNPSEQLLLSECSESIKPYGVIGHRHTAEIEGIASYFAGHEVNLQFTPHLVPMVRGILTTVYARLRDPGLTAEDCKTLIEAFYKNQTFIDILPVGTYPATKWVKNTNKVMISIEVDKRNGRIVLMSVIDNLLKGQAGQAIQNLNIMHGLESDIGLPKITFYP
- the purN gene encoding phosphoribosylglycinamide formyltransferase, which codes for MKQDNREYTDKKLSYHLNDLNLISPLDSEIPLFEPKIKLGILASGNGSNFEYIIKSIQNKQLNAEISILIVNNPNCLAIKKAIKYKIPYVIINHRDCDSRVEHDMLVMKKLEELSVELVVMAGWMRIVGKEIINMYKNRLINIHPSILPSFKGIDAIQQAIDHRVTITGCTVHYVQKEVDSGSIIIQAAVPIKKQDTKDSLKKRIQKMEHIILPLAIATVAKDIRTNFKDKK